DNA from Eubalaena glacialis isolate mEubGla1 chromosome 2, mEubGla1.1.hap2.+ XY, whole genome shotgun sequence:
tagttgtggctcgtgggctctagagcgcaggctcagttgtggcgcatgggcttaattgctccgcggcatgtgggatcttcccggaccacggctcgaacctgtgtcccctgcattggcaggcagattcttaaccaccacgccaccagggaagcccagtagtgGTTTAATTAGTACATCCCAGGACTAGTTTTTGTGAGCCAGGTAACTTGAATTTTATTCCCAGGGGTTATCGGGATCTTGATAATTGACTCATTGCCAAACTCACCAAACTCAGAGAGACAAATAAGCAAACCAGAGTACTAGTTCATTCATATTTGTCAGGTGCCTTTTTATTGATTTAGAGTTAGATTAGTAATCAGGTTATTGAATAAGTGATGGAAATTGGGCAAAGGTAAATGgattttaggaatattttttatgtctttaaaaaagcaatataCTGCAGACACGCACCCAAAACCCAATATTGTATGTCTCTGGTAATCAGAATGTTTGTGACCCCCAGATCCTATGGGATCTTTCCGGCAGAGATGAAtaggtattcatttatttactctttgGGTGCCCCTTTTTTGGACCACATGTAAATCTTCACCTTtgtgaacacatttttttctaaatatattgtaTAATACCATTGAGTAGGTTTTGTCTTCAACTGGCTTAATATAGTTAAGATAATTGGTTTCAGTCATCTTACTATAGTTTGTTAGGTTTTAGTTTCAGGCAAGTGGTTACCGTCATGCTTAAAAGACCAATCAGTCACCCTGACGGAGCTTGGCTTTCTGAATCTCCTCAGCCATCTAGTTAATTGATATTTCTgcaaatgaataattttatacataactgacttcttttctgattataaTCTTAGACAATAAACTTTCGAGGCAGCTTATATTACCCCTTAGGTGGTGCTATCACTTAGCACATTGATTATTCTAAATGCTTTGATATGACTTGTGACACCCTCCCCAGCTTCCATTTATTAAACTGCTTGAAGACTGAGATTATTCCTTAAACTTGTGTTTCATTGTTGCTCCAGTAGGACCTCGAATGGTGTCTTATCTTATATTGCTTTCCTATTATAtgaaatacatacacaaaaaggaatcaaatacattttcaactgCGATCAGAAAAAGTGAAAGGGTAAACTTGCATAAGTACAGTAGTTAcatgtaaaaatttattttcataatagcattgtttttacaatgttaattaaaaacaagaaacaacaatCTAAATTGTGGTTATATAAATCATGGTTATATAAATCATGACGCAACACAACACAAGCAAGGCAATTTTATACAGAATAGGATCTGAATATTCTGATATGAAAAGATCTCCAGGGTaagataagaaaaaaagcaaagtgcagaaGATCTATAGAGGGGATCCATTTCTGTTACTAGAAGATTAAGTCCTATTGGATAAACCATTCATCATAACTGCTATAAACCCTAAACAAGTATCTGAACGGGTGGTAAAAATTACTCAAGGACAGTGGGAGCAACCAAAAGCAGGCTGAAACTGAAGGCAGGTTGACACTTGGCAGAAAGGAACTGCACTGGATAAATTTTACAGCTTTTTGACTGAGTGATGTTACAGACAACTTCCAAGCAGGGCATCGAAAATTCTAGGGGAAAACCTACAGTCTTAATGGCTTGAGAGCCAGAGATGAGAGTTCTGGACAACCACAACAGTTGGAAAGTGGTGATAGGGATTAGAGAaaggagagacacagagggagagcCCCCAAGTTTATATATAAATTCTGCTGAAATCTCTGGCCAACCCGTGAAACTAGTAATACACAGGGTAGACTGCAGCCCAATAGGGTAAAAATCTAAACAAATTTTGTTTGCTTTCCATCTGGGGAGACAGAGCTTATAGTTTTGAATTCAGACAAGCTAACTGCTAAAACAAAAATTCAGTATTCTTGGGAACTCCCTGGCCACCCAGTGGTTGGGACGcctcgctttcactgctgagggcatgggttcaatccctggtcgggaaatgCAAGCCGTGTGgagcagccagaaaaagaaaaaagaaaaaagaaaaaattcagtgTCCTTAAGAGGAACCTAAAGGAATTCACAGTGTGCCACATATCTTTCCTAATGTCAAGGATACAACTCAAATTGCTAAATagttgaagaaacaggaaaatatgacaCATACAAAAAAGGTAATCAATGGAGACTGACCTAGAGATCACCCTAATGTTGAAATTAGCAGATaagcattttaaagtaaatgttaTAACTGCTCAAGGATATTAGGAAAATATGCTTATagtgaatgaacaaaatgaaatctcAGTAGAGAAATTAGAAACTCTCATAAAGAACTAAATAtgaattctagaaatgaaaaatataatatctaaaAAATTCACTGGATGGGCTAACAGCAGATAAAAGATGACAGAAGGCTCCTTGAAATTTGAAGGTAGTTCATTTAAAAAGAACCAATCTgaagaactgagaaaaaaaaaaaaaaccaacctgtcAACTATCAAAAGCTCTATTCcaaaagaaggggagaaaaagaaagaacagaaaatgtatttgaagaaaccaTGACCAAAAGTTTCCCATatttgctgggggaaaaaaatgtttatatattagaGAAGCTCAGCAAACCTGAAGCAGGATAAATACTAAGACCACATTTAGGCATACCAAACtattgaaaaacagagaaaatcttCAATGTAGCCAGAGGAAAATGATGTTATTTATAGGGGAACAGTAATACAAATTACTGTGGCATTCTTATTGGAAATAATGAAGGTCAGAGCATTGAATGATATCTGTAAAACACTGAAAGAACACTGTCAAACCAGAATTctgtatttgaagaaaatattcaacaacaaaaatcaaatgaaaacattttcaggTAAATAGAAACTAGGGGGATTTATTACCAGATAAGACCTACATTATAAGAGATGGTAAAGGAAGTTGTTCAGGCTGAAGAGCTGTGATacctgaaatggaaaatatgtggGTAAACGTAAAAAAccattttctccctctttattcttttttttttttaatgggagtgtagttgatttacaatgtcgtgttagtttccagtgtacaccaaagtgaatcagttatatacatatatccactctttttttagattcttttcccatgtaggccattacagagtattgagtagagttccctgtgctatacagtaggtccttattagtgatccattttatatatatagtagtgtgtatatgtcaatcccaatcttccaatttatccctccccccaccatcccctggtaaacataagtttgtttctacatctataactctgtttctattttgtagataagttaatttgtaccctttttttagattccacatataagcgatgtcatgatatttgtctttctctgtctgacctacgtcactcagtatgacaatctctccatccatccacgttgctgcaaatggcgttattttgttcttttttatggctgagtaatattccattgtatgtatgtaccacatcttctttatctgttcctctgttgatggacatttaggttgcttccatgtcctggctattgtaaatagtgctgcagtgagcattggGGAGCTcccttttaattctttaaaatacgTTTAACTACTTGTCTCATTGTGTACCCATGGGACTTTTATTTATGGAGGTGACTGGTGACATGGAGAGGCCAATGCCATtgaaagaacatttttattattaaagtttCCCAAGAGATGGGGACCCAGCATGCCGTGCAAAGCCACATGAGGAAGCGCTGGTTTTGATCAGGAGGTAGAAGGAGCAAGGGGAAAGCCTAGGCCAGAGCTTTTATTGAGGTTTCCATGACAAAGGCAAGGCAGGTCGGCGTAAACAGTTTAGGGTTGGCTCATCTGAATAGTTCGGGCAGGGCTTGGTGCATTGGGGctgtccctagttgtctggtacctggctctATGCTGGTTTAGGCCATGGAATAATATTGACCTGCTGTGTGGAACTTTGATGAGATGATTGGAGGTATGGGCTCTAGATTGGTTGATTTGCATGTAAAAGGCTGCTCCCATTGAGGCCTTTGCCAACTCTAAGAATTGGCTAGTGCCAGGCAGGGAAGTCTCTTCCCCAGTCAGCCAGGCCACAGATGTCAGAGcatcaagaatacagaaaatatagtTAATGCACTTGACCCTGTGATGAATGGATGCCAAATAGACAAATACAGTGTCTTTTGGCTTTAGCTCTCATTTGGATAATTGAAAATTATTCCCTCCACTAAGGTAATAGAATGTACAGTTACATGATGATAAAAAttcatttctgaaaacaaaaatctCTTATCTTGTACTTTTTATGCAGTATTTTGTTGATACGATTTTAGTGTGGAATAAGTGTAGGTATGCCAACCCAGCAATCTGGTGGTGAAAATTGTCACAGTGATTCTTTGGCACCTGGACAGagataattttttcaaatttttctcatATAGGATATATTGATTTGTCAAAAAGAAGAGTTTCTCCAGAGGAAGCAATCAAATGTGAAGATAAGTTTACCAAATCCAAAACTGTAAGttgattttttaatcaaattagtCCACTATTTGATGTGTTTAATAAATAATCTGCATGGTGTGTTCCTGGCAGAAACAAAACCTACATTTTCTGTAACagtatttccatttctcattcTGTGTTACGTAGAAAAACAGTTCGAAGACTTTATTTCAAAAGAGCATGGCTTCAGTGTTCTTGTCTCATGATGTTACTACCTTAAAGCATTGCTTGATGTGTAATATTCTCAAATCAGTACTGGACCATTAGTGTTTTTAAGCTATTTTAGGTTAAATTAACTATGGGTGATTTCAGCTGATTGGGCTTGTCGCAGCATGTAGTTTTTGACTTTCAGCTCTGTTCTGGGATAAGGATCACAGAGACAACCAGCTATTGTTTGTTAAGAATGAGCAAAGGATTGTAAACTGTCTTTGAATCCAGGAAAGCAAGGCAAGGCCTGTTACTTAGTGTGGTTCTCCACCCCACCCTTCACCTgccttggtttttttccttttcttattaattttgctGTAATTTCCTCAGTAAGCACTAATAAAGCAAGGACAGTCATTTCTTCATTCTcatctttctgtatttttctggtCTCTGGTCCTATTTAGATTTTCCTTTATCCCCTAGATCCTCAGTGCTTATTGGCAGTTTCCATTGGTTCTGTTTTCTCTACCCTTCTCTTGTATCTTTTGTTCCTCTGCCATGTGTGTTTCTGTCCTCAAGATAAAATGCCAAGAAAACAGTGTTTACatgaagaaaagatttttaaaatcttgcttAACCCCagtaaaagaaagtataaatCTAAAAGCCATCAGACCATTACCCAAATCTTTCAAGTCCCACCAAGTCcagatttgagaagcactgctctcggaaacttccattttgttttgttccccTAGGATAttgtaaaatgagcataataGATCTTATTAGGATAATAAGACGATAGAATGAAATAGCCAATGTTAGTACTTTTCCTCACTCAGATTTTGTGTGTAATTAACATGAAGCCCTCTTTATACTCTTTCTCTTCGTTAAGCCCTTTTATGTTTAGGAGATtaggaaaagagtttggcagcaGTGGGTAGGAGGTGGGTAGGATTGAAGGATAACTGTTAAGTGATAacagagcaaaagaaataataaaatctccATCCAGGTTCCATGCTCTCATggagtagtaataataatatcttaCATTTTGATCTGTGTAAGAACTCGctacagtaaaaaggaaagaTACTAGGATCTcccttttccagatgaggaaatatATTCAGAGAGGTTTGTTTGTCCCAGAATTGACTTGATCTGGGTCTTGGGTTGTAAATGCTATACTAGTTGTACTTGTTATACCCACTTGAGTTCATTATTATGGAAAAGCGAATATTTCTCTATGGAGAAAGAATTTGTTGTGTGGTGATCTTTTGTTATTAAGGAATTAGTGTAGTCAAATTAACCAAACGTTTGTTTTTATATGCTATCtactaaaatgtaaaaatatctattttttttttaatatagatctCTTGCCTTTGAATTGTTGAGCTCTTCATTTTGTTTCTAGGTTTACAGCATTCTTCGTCATGTTGCTGAGGTCTTAGAATATACCAAGGACGAGCAGCTGGAAAGCCTGTTCCAGAGGACCGCTTGGGTCTTCGATGACAAGTACAAGAGACCCGGATACGGTGCCTATGATGCCTTTAAGCACGCAGTCTCGTAAGAACACCTTCTTAGCTCTGCTTCTCCATTGATACTACAGCTGCTGGGTCTAGCACACAAGTTGAGAGCCTGACATTTAATAGCACAACATTCATGTATTAAGTCCTTGCCaaatttagataaaaatattttagtataatAGACCCATGATATGGGCCAATCCTATAAAGCTGAGCCTATATGATTTGATGTACCATAGTTATGTAGTTTTGTAAACCATATGGTTTCATCTCACACTACTGTCTTACATACTTTCCTCTCctagttttaattttgttattgtcCTAGGTGACTTCAGGGCCAACATAGATGTTTTGtttaaaacttgttttctttACCTCAGTTCCTTAGACCTTCAGCCCATGCCACATTAGCTAGTCTTCCATATGGCCTCACCCTGGGTCTTACTGTCACCAGGATTTGCTCTGTCTCCGAAACCTTTAATTCACATTCTGTTCTTTCAGCACAGCCTCCTGTCCTTCCAGCTCCCACAGTTAGTCATACTCTGTGTCGTTTTAATTCTTATTATTATCAGGCTCTGAttccaaaccttttttttttttcccctttttcaccctttcctgccttctctttCTTATTCAGCATAGACACACCATGGTCCATCATTTCAACAACTTTCTTGCCAGTGTCATGAGTTTTGCcctgtttttccttctgttacaTCCAGCCTTGGAGCGATGTTCCTGCCTTCTCTGCACTTGTAGACTGCTGGGTGCTGCTAGGAAAAACCACAGTCTTGCAGGTTGGTGCCACTGCATATTCATGGTCTCCAACCTCAGCTGGGCCTTAACTGCTGCCCCACATTCTGTTTGCTCCTGGTCACTTCTTCCTCTCATTCTTACATTGGCTATTTTAGAACTTCTCCACACTCTTCCTCAGATACCCACTCTGTCCCTCTCCTCTCACTCTCACCTGGTGCGCTCactacctaaaaaagaaaacagaagccatTGAACAGGATCACCTCTACTTCCTTCCACTTTCTCAGCCAACTTATCTCCATCCCACCTGTCACTACCTCCTGTGCTCCTGTCATACTGGAATTCGGATCCTTCCTGCTCTCAAAATAATCTTACCACCTGTGCCCAGCTATTCCTAAGGGATGTCTTTCCATCTCCTATTCCCTCTCTTGCGTCTTCAGCCTTTTTCCTTTATTGGTTTTGCTCCATCAGCATAAAAATATGCTCAGATTTCTCCCatttatactaaaaacaaacTTTTCAACCTCCCCTCTACTTTCTCCTGTCGCAAGCACTGTGTCCTCTCTTTTTAACAGCCAGATTTCTTAAGTTCTCTGTACTTACTGCTCTACTTCTGCACCTCCCAGTCCTTCCTAGATGTTAATACCTCACAAGCAGCCTCACCACTGCATTGTGTTTCCCAGCCCTTGTGCTGCCAAGGGTTATTGGTCTCCTCAGCCCTCAGAATGGCCAAGTGGGGCTTAGAACTGTTAGAACCTCCATCAGGCCTACTCATCAGAGGCTCCAAATACCTTCAAGTTTACCCTCTCCCctcatgtgactttttttttttttaatatcgcCTTGTGGGAAAggtgagaataataataacagttaacatttatataattctcacaacaacctgtggtataagtgttattattattcctatcttatagatgaggaaattgagacagagactaaattgtccaagttcacacagctaccAAATGGTAGAGCCTCAAACACAGGCATTGTAGTTATGCTACAGAGCTTATGCTATTAACCATCAAGCACTGCTTTATATTTCTGTCCTCCCTGACTTCAATCCTGGACTCCTCAGTACATGTCTTACCTTGGTTTGCTGTCATTATCAGCCCCACTTACCTCTCTAGCTTCTGCCTCCACCCCCTCTCCGTTACCACTCTGCATTCTTAACAAATAACAGGTTACATTCTTAACAAATTAACATTCACCTTAACGAATTAACATTCACTCATCACCGTTCACATTCTTTTCTTGCTTCATCAGACATGTTGCAACTGTCCAGATTTAACTCATGATAATTCTGTGCCACatgtgcttcatttttttttctcttaattaaataattaaatagaatTTCTGAGATTGTTGGAAACAATATTTTACTCCTCCCAAGCCATTCCAGTCACTTATCAgtagtaaccactattctgaaaTTAGTATGTATCATtatcatttatatacatatacatatacatgtgtgggTAGGTTATGAAAAGTATGTATAGaatcttttttatgtttaaatatttaacttgtttaaacaaaaaaatgaatttattttatcattgtaACAAGCTTTTCTGTACTTTACATTTTTACTCGTAATGCTATTATTGACCAGAATTTCTCCAAATTGATAGATGTATGCCTACTTCATATTAATTTCTATATAGTATTTTGTTGTGAGAATATGCTTTATTTGTTCCTCTATAAAGAGATTTTTACATAATCCCCTCCGCCCTTTTATCCCCCTACTTTTCAAAACTACTATGATGAATGTCCATGTACATGTCTCTCTGTACAACGTTTGGGAATTTCTAAGatagatacctaggaatagaattgctgggtcataggattGATTATATGCACCTTTAAATTTACTTAGTTTTGCCAAAGTACTCTCCAAATTGGTTCTACAATTTATATTCCCTCTTCATCAATATTTGGTAtatatctcagtttttttttttttttttgccaaactgATTGATGTACAGTAGTgtcttgttttgatttgcattttgctgGTTGTTGGTAAAGTTAACAGcgtttcatatgtttattgaccatttgtatttcttctgtgaaACATCTGTTTATctcatttcctcattttctgtTGCTTTGTCTTTCAGTTATACCATAACTTTCTTAAAACTTTAAGTTCTACCTTAGCTCGTTAAAATCCTACCATTCTTTTAGTcgtcatttcattttttccatttgttcattcgTTCAGCAAACATGCCAGTGACTAAGACCGTGGTCCCTGTTTGTGGCACTTACGAGGGTCAGATGAAATGCCACTTCACCCATGAAGCCCTTCCTGACCCCACTAATATCTTCCTCTCCTCACCCCCAGGGatgcacttttgtttgttttttttttaattttttccatgtttttgttctttttaagctCCTTGAAGCAGGGACTGCTAATTACATGGAAATGCTTAATTATAGTGGGATGTGAGACGTATAGGCAtaactcattttattgcacttcgcatatactgtgttttttttttttacaaattgaaggtttgtggcagcgCTTCATCAAGCAGGTCTGTTGGCGCCAGCTTTCCAACAgcgtttgctcacttcatgtctctgtgtcacacttTGGTagttcttgcaatatttcaaaaattttcattattttgttactgtgatctgtgatctttgatgttactattgcaaaaagatcacATCTCCgtgaagactcagatgatggttgccattttttagcaataaagtatttttaaattaagttatatacatttttttagacataatgctattggaCACtgaatagactacagtatagtgtaaacataacttgtgtatgcactgagaaaccaaacgtgtgactcactttattgctatACATGCTTTATTGTAGCAttctggaactgaacccgcagTATCTTCGAAGTATGCCTGTATAGGAGACATTTTAAATTGCTTGCTTTAGCCAGAtctctaaaatttttcttttaataataatcaATTGGATGTTTTCTATTTGTCATACAGGCCTAAGCGCTTTacttgcattatctcatttaatactacAATCCAGTGAGATACACTGTTTTCATTCGCATTTTACATATTTGGAAATTGAGGTCTAGAAAGGCCCCAAAACACATAGTGATTAAATTGTgaagctaggatttgaactctAATTCTGACACTGAAGGCTGTGTTCTTAAACATTATTCTGTGGTATTATGTTTGTTATCCTAATTATCAGTAAAGTAACCTTgacattttgttttgtgtatgtgtgtgttgttttttttttaattatcagagACCCATCTATTTTGGATGGCTTAGATTTGaatgaagatgaacgggaagtaCTCATTAACAATATTAATAGGCGTTTGACCCCACAGGCTGTCAAAATTCGAGCaggtaaatgattttttaaatgatgtttaaaatattttgcatgtaCCAAAAAAGCTGTTACATAATGAGCCTCACCAAAGAATATGTTGCTACATCAACATCTAcctttttctaaacttttttcataacaagaaaagttaaagaaattaagttatctttgcttttactgaattataaaatacatatatattgacGTAAGTAAATGAGTTCAGCTAACCTTAAGTTAGCCCGCTTTCTGGGGCATGGGGGGGCGGCGATTATTTTGTTTTAGTGCATGCTTTAAAATTCCAACAGTCCAGTAATATCCTCCCAGGCCTCTGGATTAACCACTGTTATGTTAGTTTGCAATATATTCTTGCAGCAGAGATTTTTCCTATACACATATGGTGTATAGGAATGTATGTTGTTTATATTCAGATGTaaatttttatggttttataaGGATGGGGTCCTACTATGCAAAATTTTCTTCAACTAGCTTTTTCCACTTGGTGTATCATGGCTGCCCTTCCATGTAGAACACGGAGATCTTTCTCATTTTGAatagctaagtaatattccatagaACGATAAACCTTGATATAAGCCAGTCTCCTCTTGATGAGTGTTTAGGTTGTGTCAGTCTTTTCAcagcagttgacccttgagcgaCGTGGGGGAGTTAGGGTCGCCCACCCtctgcacagtcaaaaatccacatataacttagcCCTCCGTATCTGTGGTTTCGAGTCCAAGATTCAACTACCGTGGTTCGTGTAGTGTTGTAGTGTTTACTGTTGAAAAATTCTACTTGTAAGCAGACCATGCAGTTCAAGTctgtattgttcaagggtcaactgtattacaAAAAACACTGCAAATTAACACCCTTATACACATACACTTACCCATTTATACAAGCGTTCggtaaggcagattcttaaaagtagaattgctgggtcagagggTATGCAGTTTTTAAACTGTTCTAAACAATTTGTGGTTATTATTTCATTCAGTCTTCATCACACTCCtccttatctccattttacaaataaggaactgaagcacagaggggTTGAAATCATGACTTTCAACCCAGACATAGCCAGAATTCCAGGTGTTTGttaaatttctctgttttttttatagtttcatcATTCAGGGGCTTGATGTGAATGAGAAGATATAATTTCAGTGCATATTCAGatgtttttaattatgaaaattaatgGCTGGGATTGATTTCTAATTGAAAGGATGATGAAAGCTTTCATACGTATTTGAATACTAGTGTATTTGTCATGTCTGATTTCTTTTaaacctctaaaaaaaaaatttgcatttttttggtataagcttttgaatttttatgattttagataTTGAAGTGGCTTGTTATGGTTATGAAGGCATCGATGCTGTAAAAGAAGCCCTGAGAGCAGGTTTGAATTGTTCTACAGAAACCATGCCCATCAAGGTGAGTAGTCAGTTTTTTCCCTCCCTGATAAACCAAAATCACCTAAACCAAATCAAACCAGATTTGTTTAATCATGTTTCATAACAAATGTTATGAAAAGTGGTTCTTGATATGATATTTCTAGGAGATGTTTACAATTATGTGTAGGCTTTTTGTTGTAGCTActgctactgtcacagtggatgGAGATTCCTGTTGGTATTTAGTGCCAAGGGGCCAGCTATGCTAAACCTCCTTTACAGTAAAGAGTCACTGTGCCCATAATGCTCATAGAATCTTGAAAAGAGCAACTTATTCTCTCATATTCACACAGAGCTTTCAGGAGGTTTGGTTGAATCTTTCATTAGCAATAAAATTAACTGGATGGTTGTTACTCAGAATCTCATAGAAGAATTTCTTCTATCAGTTTAGTTTGGAACCAAACAGGAATTTTAGAGACAAATTATCCATTGTGCCAATGATAGCTATAGTTAGTTTAGCCACCAAAGACCCAGAAGTCATAATCCTTCATATTTGGTATTGCAGTAGCCTGTTTATACTACTGGATTAGATCATAGTATCAGTTAGCTTCGGCTACTTTAACAAACTACTCCAAATTGCTGTGCTGCAGAATTGGGAgtaagttttggggtgatttgttgttAAAGCAGCAGATAAGCAAAACGATTCTCGAACATCCTCACTGTTGTGTGTTGTATAGGTACATTCATAATTTAATTTTGTCTTCCTTAGATTAATCTAATAGCTCCTCCTCGGTATGTAATGACTACAACCACCCTGGAGAGAACAGAAGGCCTCTCTGTCCTCAACCAAGCTATGGCtgttataaaagaaaagattgaggaAAAGAGGGGCGTCTTCAATGTTCAAATGGAGGTGAGGTCAATACTGGGGTTTTTTGCCTTGTTCTTAAAGTTCTTAAGAAATTTAAATGATCTAAGTGATTTGCATTCTAAAATATCTAATCGGAGGCATTTTAAAACATGAGATACGTTTAAGATTACAACTCCCCTAAGCATAAAATAATCATTGACTCAGAGAGTTCCTAAAAGGGTTTTTATAAGTAAATAAGAACTACCATGGGATGGTTATTCAGGACTGTGGTCACTGAtcccccaaaaggaaaaaaaggaaaaaaatatagacaATGAAAATAAGTGATTGGTTATTGCCAGAATTTAATGTAGAATGCTTAAAATTTGATTtcagaattaaaaacaagaatagTCTCATACTTTCCTCAtctcaacaagaacaaaaactaattttcatatataattttcaaaacagtTTCTTCTGCGGAAAGGAAtagtaagtaatttattttgaagcCAGAAGATGCATTTTTACAGGACATCTTTTTGTGTATTTGAAAAATACAGCCACTgcaattattttcatatattttccgtTCTAGCTTGTTAGAAATTACAGGAAATATATTAggttttaatatatatgttttcttttcctgtattgTCTTACTCTCataaatttctttcattatttatctCATGGAATTTATTGGTGATATTTCAGCACTCAAAAGTGAACAGATAGGGCAGAGTTGTTAGCAAAGTGTTTTTTTAAGAGTTAAAATACCAGGCAGTAATAGTATTGAAATTGAATTTGTGTACTGTTTAACTACTTCACTTTGAAATTGTGCCTCTGCTTCCACAGCCCAAAGTGGTCACAGATACAGATGAGACTGAACTTGCAAGGCAGCTGgagaggcttgagagagaaaatgCCGAAGTGGATGGAGATGATGATGCGGAAGAAATGGAAGCCAAAGCCGAAGATTAACTTTGTGGGCAACAGAGTCCAGTTTAAGGAACACAAAGCAGCCTTCCTGGCTGTTAACCCTAGACTTGAAAGTTTTCCAG
Protein-coding regions in this window:
- the EIF2S1 gene encoding eukaryotic translation initiation factor 2 subunit 1, whose amino-acid sequence is MPGLSCRFYQHKFPEVEDVVMVNVRSIAEMGAYVSLLEYNNIEGMILLSELSRRRIRSINKLIRIGRNECVVVIRVDKEKGYIDLSKRRVSPEEAIKCEDKFTKSKTVYSILRHVAEVLEYTKDEQLESLFQRTAWVFDDKYKRPGYGAYDAFKHAVSDPSILDGLDLNEDEREVLINNINRRLTPQAVKIRADIEVACYGYEGIDAVKEALRAGLNCSTETMPIKINLIAPPRYVMTTTTLERTEGLSVLNQAMAVIKEKIEEKRGVFNVQMEPKVVTDTDETELARQLERLERENAEVDGDDDAEEMEAKAED